From the Solanum lycopersicum chromosome 10, SLM_r2.1 genome, one window contains:
- the LOC101260872 gene encoding ubiquitin-conjugating enzyme E2 28, with product MASKRILKELKDLQKDPPTSCSAGPVGEDMFHWQATIMGPPDSPYAGGVFLVTIHFPPDYPFKPPKVAFRTKVFHPNINSNGSICLDILKEQWSPALTISKVLLSICSLLTDPNPDDPLVPEIAHMYKTDRAKYESTARSWTQKYAMG from the exons ATGGCTTCTAAGCGGATATTGAAGGAGCTTAAGGACCTTCAGAAAGATCCTCCTACTTCTTGTAGCGCTG GCCCCGTCGGAGAGGACATGTTTCACTGGCAAGCTACAATAATGGGCCCTCCAGATAGTCCCTATGCTGGGGGTGTATTTTTAGTCACTATTCATTTTCCTCCTGATTATCCATTTAAACCTCCTAAG GTTGCTTTTAGGACAAAAGTTTTCCATCCAAATATTAATAGCAATGGCAGTATATGCTTGGACATATTGAAGGAGCAATGGAGCCCTGCCTTGACTATTTCCAAG GTTTTGCTTTCAATCTGCTCACTCTTGACGGATCCAAACCCCGATGATCCTTTGGTGCCTGAGATTGCTCATATGTACAAGACAGACAGGGCAAAATACGAATCAACAGCCCGGAGTTGGACCCAGAAGTATGCTATGGGTTAA
- the LOC101249027 gene encoding protein SUPPRESSOR OF PHYA-105 1-like isoform X2 produces the protein MDKSKEEADANDVGANVLSRTRECDSGEPSMGKCTSTSHELPEGSTSASSGMLESDGMNRNVTSMKGPQLHGTSSYSLNSSRLTLEKLCSYKISEPASLRCSNSQKTIQKPQIQWQRFYQLGSGSRSLKGDGDPSSTDKAVQQLSSKELPRINLLALKMLKQASDKDIKGGSNAESSQSTEDHNLIIPRNRLLPGSSQSKLLSTSSFSHFFANRSLKTKDVLPKGPALHKEVHIASTLQNKNDFEQASTGMVSSDVFLKQGANSNQASFSRSDHQRPTSTYNGFTLREWLNSTGSQINKAERIHIFRQIVKLIDIAHSEGNAFQDIRPSCFILLSPNGVKYIGSSVQIDSMYAVSRNTNGKRPSDMEMHANSNLGIKLQKVNVDVGLIRQQPESNARSCSRDEGTSFQAGCLLESDINQLEKKWYTCPEELHHESLASSNIYSLGVLFFELLCCFESPAAHSTAMLNLQSRILPPNFLCQNPKEVGFCFLLLHPVPSSRPTTREILQSELIIGAEEVCKIDGVPSFIEKDDDPDSDVLLYFLVSLQEEKQNDTSKLLQRIECLEADIKDVEKREVLRHSDWVETDFNNMRQGSYLKHLNSADSISRSFSIPNMRNEKLMKNISQLESAYFCMRSQIQLAENDTIGRTDTDLLTSRDRLFQVSAKEAEPILKSVDRVGAFFEGICKYARYCKFEEYGTLRNGDLLNSINVICSLCFDYEEDYIAAAGVSKKIKIFEFASLLNESADLQYPVAEMSNISKLSCVSWNKYMRNYLASTDYDGVVKMWDASTGQEFSQHTEHQKRAWSVDFSQVNPTKFATGSDDCSVKVWNINERSSVDTIWNPANICCVQFSAYSSHLLAFGSADYKIYCYDLRHTRIPWCTLTGHEKAVSFVKFLDYGTLVSASTDNTLKLWDLKRTSLEGLSSNACSLTFKGHTNEKNFVGLSVLDGYIACGSESNECLLEKKI, from the exons ATGGACAAGTCAAAGGAGGAAGCAGATGCAAATGATGTAGGTGCGAATGTGCTATCTAGAACGAGGGAGTGTGATTCTGGTGAACCATCAATGGGGAAGTGTACATCTACCAGTCATGAGTTGCCAGAGGGATCAACTTCTGCCAGTTCAGGGATGTTGGAGAGTGATGGAATGAACAGAAATGTAACGTCCATGAAGGGGCCTCAGCTCCACGGTACAAGCTCTTACTCATTGAATAGTTCAAGGCTCACTCTTGAAAAGTTGTGTAGTTACAAAATTTCTGAGCCAGCTTCTCTTAGATGCTCCAATAGTCAAAAAACCATTCAGAAACCACAAATTCAGTGGCAACGTTTCTATCAATTGGGGTCTGGCTCTAGAAGTTTGAAGGGAGATGGAGATCCTTCATCCACGGACAAGGCTGTTCAGCAATTAAGTTCCAAGGAGTTGCCAAGAATAAATTTACTTGCGCTGAAAATGCTGAAGCAAGCATCCGACAAAGATATCAAAGGAGGCTCTAATGCAGAGTCTTCCCAATCAACAGAAGACCATAACCTAATTATTCCAAGAAATAGATTACTTCCGGGAAGTAGTCAATCAAAACTTTTATCCACTTCTAgcttttctcatttttttgctAACCGATCTCTTAAAACCAAAGATGTTTTACCAAAAGGACCTGCACTTCATAAAGAAGTTCATATTGCCTCTACTCTGCAGAATAAGAATGACTTCGAGCAAGCCTCCACAGGAATGGTATCATCTGATGTTTTTTTAAAGCAAGGTGCTAATTCTAATCAAGCATCTTTCAGTCGTAGCGATCACCAAAGACCCACTTCAACTTACAATGGATTTACCTTGAGAGAGTGGTTAAACTCGACGGGATCACAGATAAACAAAGCTGAGAGGATTCACATATTCCGGCAGATTGTGAAGTTAATTGATATTGCTCACTCTGAAGGAAATGCATTCCAGGATATACGGCCTTCCTGTTTCATTTTACTGTCACCTAATGGTGTTAAATATATTGGTTCATCTGTCCAGATAGACTCCATGTATGCTGTGAGCCGGAATACTAATGGGAAAAGGCCATCCGACATGGAAATGCATGCTAATAGTAACTTGGGTATAAAGCTACAGAAGGTCAATGTGGACGTGGGCTTGATTAGACAGCAGCCTGAAAGCAATGCTCGTTCTTGTTCTCGTGATGAAGGCACATCATTTCAGGCAGGGTGTCTACTGGAGTCTGATATTAATCAATTAGAAAAGAAGTGGTACACTTGTCCTGAAGAACTCCATCACGAAAGCCTAGCATCGTCTAATATCTACAGTCTCGGGGTTCTTTTCTTTGAG TTGCTCTGCTGTTTCGAATCACCTGCAGCACATTCCACAGCCATGTTGAATTTGCAAAGTCGCATTCTCCCTCCAAATTTCCTTTGTCAAAATCCCAAGGAAGTTGGCTTTTGCTTTTTGCTGCTTCATCCTGTGCCTTCTTCTCGTCCAACAACAAG GGAAATCCTACAGTCTGAATTAATTATTGGAGCTGAAGAAGTATGTAAAATAGATGGTGTCCCATCATTCATTGAGAAGGATGATGACCCTGATTCAGACGTCTTGCTCTATTTCCTAGTTTCACTGCAGGAGGAAAAACAGAATGATACCTCCAAGTTATTACAAAGAATAGAGTGCCTAGAGGCTGATATCAAGGATGTTGAGAAAAGGGAGGTCCTTAGACATTCAGATTGGGTGGAAACTGACTTCAATAATATGCGGCAAGGATCCTACTTAAAACATCTCAATTCCGCTGACTCTATTTCTAGATCGTTTTCAATTCCAAATATGCGCAATGAAAAGCTGATGAAGAATATTTCTCAGCTTGAAAGTGCATACTTCTGCATGAGGTCCCAAATCCAACTTGCAGAAAATGATACAATAGGTCGAACAGACACGGATTTGTTGACGAGTCGTGACAGATTGTTCCAGGTTTCAGCAAAAGAGGCAGAGCCAATTTTAAAATCTGTTGATCGTGTTGGAGCCTTCTTTGAAGGTATTTGTAAATATGCTCGCTACTGCAAGTTTGAGGAATATGGGACATTAAGAAATGGTGATCTTCTCAACTCTATAAACGTGATCTGCTCCCTCTGTTTTGATTATGAAGAGGACTATATAGCTGCAGCTGGTGtctcaaagaaaattaaaatctttgAATTTGCTTCACTTTTGAATGAATCTGCGGATCTTCAATATCCTGTGGCTGAGATGTCAAACATATCTAAGCTTAGCTGTGTTTCGTGGAATAAATATATGAGAAACTATCTGGCTTCAACTGACTATGATGGCGTAGTCAAG ATGTGGGATGCAAGCACAGGTCAAGAATTTTCACAACATACAGAGCACCAGAAGAGGGCTTGGTCTGTTGATTTTTCTCAAGTGAATCCAACAAAGTTTGCCACTGGAAGTGATGATTGTTCTGTAAAAGTGTGGAATATTAATGAG AGGAGTTCTGTGGATACGATCTGGAATCCTGCCAACATATGCTGTGTGCAGTTTTCTGCTTACTCCTCTCATCTGTTGGCTTTCGGATCTGCTGATTACAAAATTTACTGCTATGATCTTCGCCATACTAGGATTCCGTGGTGCACATTAACTGGACATGAGAAGGCTGTTAGCTTTGTAAAATTCTTAGATTATGGTACCCTGGTTTCTGCATCCACAGATAACACGCTAAAGCTATGGGACCTAAAGAGAACAAGTTTGGAAGGATTGTCCTCAAATGCTTGCAGCTTGACATTCAAGGGACACACCAATGAAAAG AACTTTGTGGGATTATCAGTTTTGGATGGGTACATTGCATGTGGTTCTGAATCTAATGAG TGTTTGCTGGAGAAGAAAATCTAA
- the LOC101260577 gene encoding NDR1/HIN1-like protein 6: MSQMQPLKKPPGFKDPTIPIQMPPRKVQLPPSFNPQKERSNCCCRCFCCCFLIILILLLLLVSACGVFYLWFDPKAPVFHLRSLEFTKFNVTESQDGQRLNAQSVLGVELKNPNGELKIVYGDTKVDLKGENDVNMGAGEVVGFVLENRKVKVVKFVMKSNELLYDESSGKLIVDEFKNKNLRVSADVSTDIGVGYKGWKSWNIRVKVSCGSLRLKQIENGATPKCGITLFNWFDLN, from the exons ATGTCACAGATGCAACCATTAAAGAAGCCACCAGGGTTTAAAGATCCTACAATTCCAATCCAAATGCCACCAAGAAAAGTTCAACTTCCACCTTCATTCAATCCACAAAAGGAAAGAAGTAATTGTTGTTGTAGatgtttttgttgttgcttTTTGATTATACTAATCTTGTTACTCTTATTAGTATCTGCTTGTGGTGTTTTTTACCTTTGGTTTGATCCAAAAGCCCCTGTTTTCCATTTAAGATCTCTTGAGTTTACTAAATTTAATGTTACTGAAAGTCAGGATGGGCAAAGATTGAATGCACAATCAGTACTTGGGGTGGAGTTGAAAAACCCAAATGGGGAGCTGAAGATTGTGTATGGTGATACTAAAGTGGATTTAAAAGGCGAAAACGACGTAAACATGGGTGCAGGGGAAGTTGTTGGTTTTGTTCTGGAGAATAGGAAGGTTAAAGTTGTTAAATTCGTTATGAAATCGAATGAGTTGTTGTATGATGAAAGTAGTGGGAAATTGATTGTGgatgaattcaagaacaagaatTTGAGAGTTTCTGCTGATGTGAGTACTGATATTGGTGTTGGATATAAAGGATGGAAGAGTTGGAATATTAGAGTTAAGGTTTCTTGTGGATCTTTGAGGTTAAAGCAGATTGAAAATGGTGCTACACCAAAATGTGGCATTACCTTGTTTAACTG GTTTGATTTAAATTGA
- the LOC101249027 gene encoding protein SUPPRESSOR OF PHYA-105 1-like isoform X3 has product MDKSKEEADANDVGANVLSRTRECDSGEPSMGKCTSTSHELPEGSTSASSGMLESDGMNRNVTSMKGPQLHGTSSYSLNSSRLTLEKLCSYKISEPASLRCSNSQKTIQKPQIQWQRFYQLGSGSRSLKGDGDPSSTDKAVQQLSSKELPRINLLALKMLKQASDKDIKGGSNAESSQSTEDHNLIIPRNRLLPGSSQSKLLSTSSFSHFFANRSLKTKDVLPKGPALHKEVHIASTLQNKNDFEQASTGMVSSDVFLKQGANSNQASFSRSDHQRPTSTYNGFTLREWLNSTGSQINKAERIHIFRQIVKLIDIAHSEGNAFQDIRPSCFILLSPNGVKYIGSSVQIDSMYAVSRNTNGKRPSDMEMHANSNLGIKLQKVNVDVGLIRQQPESNARSCSRDEGTSFQAGCLLESDINQLEKKWYTCPEELHHESLASSNIYSLGVLFFELLCCFESPAAHSTAMLNLQSRILPPNFLCQNPKEVGFCFLLLHPVPSSRPTTREILQSELIIGAEEVCKIDGVPSFIEKDDDPDSDVLLYFLVSLQEEKQNDTSKLLQRIECLEADIKDVEKREVLRHSDWVETDFNNMRQGSYLKHLNSADSISRSFSIPNMRNEKLMKNISQLESAYFCMRSQIQLAENDTIGRTDTDLLTSRDRLFQVSAKEAEPILKSVDRVGAFFEGICKYARYCKFEEYGTLRNGDLLNSINVICSLCFDYEEDYIAAAGVSKKIKIFEFASLLNESADLQYPVAEMSNISKLSCVSWNKYMRNYLASTDYDGVVKMWDASTGQEFSQHTEHQKRAWSVDFSQVNPTKFATGSDDCSVKVWNINEFDLFHSAEEFCGYDLESCQHMLCAVFCLLLSSVGFRIC; this is encoded by the exons ATGGACAAGTCAAAGGAGGAAGCAGATGCAAATGATGTAGGTGCGAATGTGCTATCTAGAACGAGGGAGTGTGATTCTGGTGAACCATCAATGGGGAAGTGTACATCTACCAGTCATGAGTTGCCAGAGGGATCAACTTCTGCCAGTTCAGGGATGTTGGAGAGTGATGGAATGAACAGAAATGTAACGTCCATGAAGGGGCCTCAGCTCCACGGTACAAGCTCTTACTCATTGAATAGTTCAAGGCTCACTCTTGAAAAGTTGTGTAGTTACAAAATTTCTGAGCCAGCTTCTCTTAGATGCTCCAATAGTCAAAAAACCATTCAGAAACCACAAATTCAGTGGCAACGTTTCTATCAATTGGGGTCTGGCTCTAGAAGTTTGAAGGGAGATGGAGATCCTTCATCCACGGACAAGGCTGTTCAGCAATTAAGTTCCAAGGAGTTGCCAAGAATAAATTTACTTGCGCTGAAAATGCTGAAGCAAGCATCCGACAAAGATATCAAAGGAGGCTCTAATGCAGAGTCTTCCCAATCAACAGAAGACCATAACCTAATTATTCCAAGAAATAGATTACTTCCGGGAAGTAGTCAATCAAAACTTTTATCCACTTCTAgcttttctcatttttttgctAACCGATCTCTTAAAACCAAAGATGTTTTACCAAAAGGACCTGCACTTCATAAAGAAGTTCATATTGCCTCTACTCTGCAGAATAAGAATGACTTCGAGCAAGCCTCCACAGGAATGGTATCATCTGATGTTTTTTTAAAGCAAGGTGCTAATTCTAATCAAGCATCTTTCAGTCGTAGCGATCACCAAAGACCCACTTCAACTTACAATGGATTTACCTTGAGAGAGTGGTTAAACTCGACGGGATCACAGATAAACAAAGCTGAGAGGATTCACATATTCCGGCAGATTGTGAAGTTAATTGATATTGCTCACTCTGAAGGAAATGCATTCCAGGATATACGGCCTTCCTGTTTCATTTTACTGTCACCTAATGGTGTTAAATATATTGGTTCATCTGTCCAGATAGACTCCATGTATGCTGTGAGCCGGAATACTAATGGGAAAAGGCCATCCGACATGGAAATGCATGCTAATAGTAACTTGGGTATAAAGCTACAGAAGGTCAATGTGGACGTGGGCTTGATTAGACAGCAGCCTGAAAGCAATGCTCGTTCTTGTTCTCGTGATGAAGGCACATCATTTCAGGCAGGGTGTCTACTGGAGTCTGATATTAATCAATTAGAAAAGAAGTGGTACACTTGTCCTGAAGAACTCCATCACGAAAGCCTAGCATCGTCTAATATCTACAGTCTCGGGGTTCTTTTCTTTGAG TTGCTCTGCTGTTTCGAATCACCTGCAGCACATTCCACAGCCATGTTGAATTTGCAAAGTCGCATTCTCCCTCCAAATTTCCTTTGTCAAAATCCCAAGGAAGTTGGCTTTTGCTTTTTGCTGCTTCATCCTGTGCCTTCTTCTCGTCCAACAACAAG GGAAATCCTACAGTCTGAATTAATTATTGGAGCTGAAGAAGTATGTAAAATAGATGGTGTCCCATCATTCATTGAGAAGGATGATGACCCTGATTCAGACGTCTTGCTCTATTTCCTAGTTTCACTGCAGGAGGAAAAACAGAATGATACCTCCAAGTTATTACAAAGAATAGAGTGCCTAGAGGCTGATATCAAGGATGTTGAGAAAAGGGAGGTCCTTAGACATTCAGATTGGGTGGAAACTGACTTCAATAATATGCGGCAAGGATCCTACTTAAAACATCTCAATTCCGCTGACTCTATTTCTAGATCGTTTTCAATTCCAAATATGCGCAATGAAAAGCTGATGAAGAATATTTCTCAGCTTGAAAGTGCATACTTCTGCATGAGGTCCCAAATCCAACTTGCAGAAAATGATACAATAGGTCGAACAGACACGGATTTGTTGACGAGTCGTGACAGATTGTTCCAGGTTTCAGCAAAAGAGGCAGAGCCAATTTTAAAATCTGTTGATCGTGTTGGAGCCTTCTTTGAAGGTATTTGTAAATATGCTCGCTACTGCAAGTTTGAGGAATATGGGACATTAAGAAATGGTGATCTTCTCAACTCTATAAACGTGATCTGCTCCCTCTGTTTTGATTATGAAGAGGACTATATAGCTGCAGCTGGTGtctcaaagaaaattaaaatctttgAATTTGCTTCACTTTTGAATGAATCTGCGGATCTTCAATATCCTGTGGCTGAGATGTCAAACATATCTAAGCTTAGCTGTGTTTCGTGGAATAAATATATGAGAAACTATCTGGCTTCAACTGACTATGATGGCGTAGTCAAG ATGTGGGATGCAAGCACAGGTCAAGAATTTTCACAACATACAGAGCACCAGAAGAGGGCTTGGTCTGTTGATTTTTCTCAAGTGAATCCAACAAAGTTTGCCACTGGAAGTGATGATTGTTCTGTAAAAGTGTGGAATATTAATGAG TTTGATCTATTTCATTCGGCAGAGGAGTTCTGTGGATACGATCTGGAATCCTGCCAACATATGCTGTGTGCAGTTTTCTGCTTACTCCTCTCATCTGTTGGCTTTCGGATCTGCTGA
- the LOC101249027 gene encoding protein SUPPRESSOR OF PHYA-105 1-like isoform X1, which translates to MDKSKEEADANDVGANVLSRTRECDSGEPSMGKCTSTSHELPEGSTSASSGMLESDGMNRNVTSMKGPQLHGTSSYSLNSSRLTLEKLCSYKISEPASLRCSNSQKTIQKPQIQWQRFYQLGSGSRSLKGDGDPSSTDKAVQQLSSKELPRINLLALKMLKQASDKDIKGGSNAESSQSTEDHNLIIPRNRLLPGSSQSKLLSTSSFSHFFANRSLKTKDVLPKGPALHKEVHIASTLQNKNDFEQASTGMVSSDVFLKQGANSNQASFSRSDHQRPTSTYNGFTLREWLNSTGSQINKAERIHIFRQIVKLIDIAHSEGNAFQDIRPSCFILLSPNGVKYIGSSVQIDSMYAVSRNTNGKRPSDMEMHANSNLGIKLQKVNVDVGLIRQQPESNARSCSRDEGTSFQAGCLLESDINQLEKKWYTCPEELHHESLASSNIYSLGVLFFELLCCFESPAAHSTAMLNLQSRILPPNFLCQNPKEVGFCFLLLHPVPSSRPTTREILQSELIIGAEEVCKIDGVPSFIEKDDDPDSDVLLYFLVSLQEEKQNDTSKLLQRIECLEADIKDVEKREVLRHSDWVETDFNNMRQGSYLKHLNSADSISRSFSIPNMRNEKLMKNISQLESAYFCMRSQIQLAENDTIGRTDTDLLTSRDRLFQVSAKEAEPILKSVDRVGAFFEGICKYARYCKFEEYGTLRNGDLLNSINVICSLCFDYEEDYIAAAGVSKKIKIFEFASLLNESADLQYPVAEMSNISKLSCVSWNKYMRNYLASTDYDGVVKMWDASTGQEFSQHTEHQKRAWSVDFSQVNPTKFATGSDDCSVKVWNINERSSVDTIWNPANICCVQFSAYSSHLLAFGSADYKIYCYDLRHTRIPWCTLTGHEKAVSFVKFLDYGTLVSASTDNTLKLWDLKRTSLEGLSSNACSLTFKGHTNEKNFVGLSVLDGYIACGSESNEVYAYHRSLPMPITSYKFGSVDPSSGNDGESNGKFVSSVCWRRKSNMVVAANSTGCIKLLRLV; encoded by the exons ATGGACAAGTCAAAGGAGGAAGCAGATGCAAATGATGTAGGTGCGAATGTGCTATCTAGAACGAGGGAGTGTGATTCTGGTGAACCATCAATGGGGAAGTGTACATCTACCAGTCATGAGTTGCCAGAGGGATCAACTTCTGCCAGTTCAGGGATGTTGGAGAGTGATGGAATGAACAGAAATGTAACGTCCATGAAGGGGCCTCAGCTCCACGGTACAAGCTCTTACTCATTGAATAGTTCAAGGCTCACTCTTGAAAAGTTGTGTAGTTACAAAATTTCTGAGCCAGCTTCTCTTAGATGCTCCAATAGTCAAAAAACCATTCAGAAACCACAAATTCAGTGGCAACGTTTCTATCAATTGGGGTCTGGCTCTAGAAGTTTGAAGGGAGATGGAGATCCTTCATCCACGGACAAGGCTGTTCAGCAATTAAGTTCCAAGGAGTTGCCAAGAATAAATTTACTTGCGCTGAAAATGCTGAAGCAAGCATCCGACAAAGATATCAAAGGAGGCTCTAATGCAGAGTCTTCCCAATCAACAGAAGACCATAACCTAATTATTCCAAGAAATAGATTACTTCCGGGAAGTAGTCAATCAAAACTTTTATCCACTTCTAgcttttctcatttttttgctAACCGATCTCTTAAAACCAAAGATGTTTTACCAAAAGGACCTGCACTTCATAAAGAAGTTCATATTGCCTCTACTCTGCAGAATAAGAATGACTTCGAGCAAGCCTCCACAGGAATGGTATCATCTGATGTTTTTTTAAAGCAAGGTGCTAATTCTAATCAAGCATCTTTCAGTCGTAGCGATCACCAAAGACCCACTTCAACTTACAATGGATTTACCTTGAGAGAGTGGTTAAACTCGACGGGATCACAGATAAACAAAGCTGAGAGGATTCACATATTCCGGCAGATTGTGAAGTTAATTGATATTGCTCACTCTGAAGGAAATGCATTCCAGGATATACGGCCTTCCTGTTTCATTTTACTGTCACCTAATGGTGTTAAATATATTGGTTCATCTGTCCAGATAGACTCCATGTATGCTGTGAGCCGGAATACTAATGGGAAAAGGCCATCCGACATGGAAATGCATGCTAATAGTAACTTGGGTATAAAGCTACAGAAGGTCAATGTGGACGTGGGCTTGATTAGACAGCAGCCTGAAAGCAATGCTCGTTCTTGTTCTCGTGATGAAGGCACATCATTTCAGGCAGGGTGTCTACTGGAGTCTGATATTAATCAATTAGAAAAGAAGTGGTACACTTGTCCTGAAGAACTCCATCACGAAAGCCTAGCATCGTCTAATATCTACAGTCTCGGGGTTCTTTTCTTTGAG TTGCTCTGCTGTTTCGAATCACCTGCAGCACATTCCACAGCCATGTTGAATTTGCAAAGTCGCATTCTCCCTCCAAATTTCCTTTGTCAAAATCCCAAGGAAGTTGGCTTTTGCTTTTTGCTGCTTCATCCTGTGCCTTCTTCTCGTCCAACAACAAG GGAAATCCTACAGTCTGAATTAATTATTGGAGCTGAAGAAGTATGTAAAATAGATGGTGTCCCATCATTCATTGAGAAGGATGATGACCCTGATTCAGACGTCTTGCTCTATTTCCTAGTTTCACTGCAGGAGGAAAAACAGAATGATACCTCCAAGTTATTACAAAGAATAGAGTGCCTAGAGGCTGATATCAAGGATGTTGAGAAAAGGGAGGTCCTTAGACATTCAGATTGGGTGGAAACTGACTTCAATAATATGCGGCAAGGATCCTACTTAAAACATCTCAATTCCGCTGACTCTATTTCTAGATCGTTTTCAATTCCAAATATGCGCAATGAAAAGCTGATGAAGAATATTTCTCAGCTTGAAAGTGCATACTTCTGCATGAGGTCCCAAATCCAACTTGCAGAAAATGATACAATAGGTCGAACAGACACGGATTTGTTGACGAGTCGTGACAGATTGTTCCAGGTTTCAGCAAAAGAGGCAGAGCCAATTTTAAAATCTGTTGATCGTGTTGGAGCCTTCTTTGAAGGTATTTGTAAATATGCTCGCTACTGCAAGTTTGAGGAATATGGGACATTAAGAAATGGTGATCTTCTCAACTCTATAAACGTGATCTGCTCCCTCTGTTTTGATTATGAAGAGGACTATATAGCTGCAGCTGGTGtctcaaagaaaattaaaatctttgAATTTGCTTCACTTTTGAATGAATCTGCGGATCTTCAATATCCTGTGGCTGAGATGTCAAACATATCTAAGCTTAGCTGTGTTTCGTGGAATAAATATATGAGAAACTATCTGGCTTCAACTGACTATGATGGCGTAGTCAAG ATGTGGGATGCAAGCACAGGTCAAGAATTTTCACAACATACAGAGCACCAGAAGAGGGCTTGGTCTGTTGATTTTTCTCAAGTGAATCCAACAAAGTTTGCCACTGGAAGTGATGATTGTTCTGTAAAAGTGTGGAATATTAATGAG AGGAGTTCTGTGGATACGATCTGGAATCCTGCCAACATATGCTGTGTGCAGTTTTCTGCTTACTCCTCTCATCTGTTGGCTTTCGGATCTGCTGATTACAAAATTTACTGCTATGATCTTCGCCATACTAGGATTCCGTGGTGCACATTAACTGGACATGAGAAGGCTGTTAGCTTTGTAAAATTCTTAGATTATGGTACCCTGGTTTCTGCATCCACAGATAACACGCTAAAGCTATGGGACCTAAAGAGAACAAGTTTGGAAGGATTGTCCTCAAATGCTTGCAGCTTGACATTCAAGGGACACACCAATGAAAAG AACTTTGTGGGATTATCAGTTTTGGATGGGTACATTGCATGTGGTTCTGAATCTAATGAG GTATATGCTTATCATAGATCTCTACCAATGCCAATTACCTCTTATAAATTTGGATCTGTTGATCCTAGCTCTGGCAATGATGGTGAGAGTAATGGGAAATTTGTTTCAAGTGTTTGCTGGAGAAGAAAATCTAATATGGTTGTTGCGGCAAACTCAACTGGATGTATAAAGCTGTTACGTTTGGTATGA